One Hordeum vulgare subsp. vulgare chromosome 4H, MorexV3_pseudomolecules_assembly, whole genome shotgun sequence DNA window includes the following coding sequences:
- the LOC123447176 gene encoding uncharacterized protein LOC123447176, protein MRRSDWEDRCRRHPEHRLSKGVCPSCLRDRLAHLSANSSATTTLTRASNSASTSPYSSTDSPPLHHAALSADTTSVHVVGAGAGSSFVNVSAFSQPLMPTTAKKAAAGRQEEAKGKEGEAKKKKKSSSKKKIGRFLSRLVGTEKRRRTGEGDGGELFHSSTMKEKSSTKWVFF, encoded by the coding sequence ATGCGGAGGTCGGACTGGGAGGACCGGTGCCGGCGGCACCCGGAGCACCGGCTGTCCAAGGGCGTGTGCCCGAGCTGCCTCCGCGACCGCCTCGCCCACCTCTCCGCCAACTCCTCGGCGACCACCACCCTCACGCGCGCCTCCAACTCGGCCAGCACCTCCCCCTACTCCTCCACCGACTCCCCTCCGCTCCACCACGCCGCCCTCTCCGCCGACACCACCTCCGTCCACGTCGTCGGCGCCGGGGCCGGCTCCTCCTTCGTCAACGTCTCTGCCTTCTCGCAGCCGCTCATGCCGACGACCGCCAAGAAAGCAGCAGCAGGGAGGCAAGAGGAGGCCAAGGGAAAGGAGGGCGaggcgaagaagaaaaagaagagcagcagcaagaagaagatcgggaggttcCTGTCGAGGCTCGTCGGGACGGAGAAGCGGCGGAGGACTGGGGaaggcgacggcggcgagctcttcCATTCCAGCACCATGAAGGAGAAGTCGTCGACCaagtgggtcttcttttga